The DNA segment AAGCTGGAGTTAAAGGAAGTAAATTACTGGAAGGACAAAGAGGGGCGTAAGAAGGTGAAGAAAGGCGTTGCTATCATGCTGCAACGGACTTTTGGACTATACAGTGATGATACAGTGATGTACAACGTTTTACAGGCACTGGAGAGCAGGAATTACCCCCCTGCAAAGCGGTTCAGACGTGCATATGAGCTCCTGAAAGCGGTGAAGATGCTGCATCGTGTGACTTTCCCCGCCGCAAACCTCAGTGGGGGTGAGAAGCAGCGAGTGGTGCTGGCAAGGCAACTTGCATTGGACCCCATGCTACTCTTAGCTGATGAGCCTACCGGTACACTTGATTATGAGACTGCAAAACTTGTACATAAAGCGCTTAAGGAGAGTACACATGGTGGCATGACACTGGTGGTCACCTCTCACTGGCCTTATGTTATTGAAGAGCTAACTGAGAAGACTTTATGGCTTGACCATGGAGAGGTGGTGAAATACGGCGATTCGAAGCAGATAGTAGAGGATTTTGAGAAGCAGGTGGGCAAGATAGAGCGCGAGAAGTATATGAAAGTTGGGGAGCCGAAGATAAAGATCGAGCATTGCAAAAAGTATTACTATTCCGTCTGGCGTGGGATGGTGAAGGCGGTAGACGATGTCTCACTCACGATATACGAGAATGAGATATTTGGACTTCTGGGTAAAAGTGGAGCAGGGAAGACGAGTTTGGCTCGTATTATAGCGCAGATAGATCCGTTAACAGGGGGTTCGGTTAAGATACGGGCAGGAGATAAATGGATAGAAGTAGGGCGAGTTGCGGAGACCGGAGTATGGATT comes from the Methanophagales archaeon genome and includes:
- the atwA gene encoding methyl coenzyme M reductase system, component A2; translated protein: MSEVEEEEPFVIVRDVCKTFDGKEVLKNVSVEIREGESLGLLGRSGAGKSVLLHMLRGSEEYAPTSGEIIFRVAMCPSCGWVASPSRVGEPCSKCNEKLELKEVNYWKDKEGRKKVKKGVAIMLQRTFGLYSDDTVMYNVLQALESRNYPPAKRFRRAYELLKAVKMLHRVTFPAANLSGGEKQRVVLARQLALDPMLLLADEPTGTLDYETAKLVHKALKESTHGGMTLVVTSHWPYVIEELTEKTLWLDHGEVVKYGDSKQIVEDFEKQVGKIEREKYMKVGEPKIKIEHCKKYYYSVWRGMVKAVDDVSLTIYENEIFGLLGKSGAGKTSLARIIAQIDPLTGGSVKIRAGDKWIEVGRVAETGVWIAWGATTPGVGEQAATRVAMLHQEYTMYPEKTVLENLTSCIGVKIPEELARMKAKFMLESVGFTEDEAEEALSKDHTQLSAGERQRIAIAQILMKEPAIAILDEPTGTMDPITKKFVADSIRAARENLGMTFLIVSHDQDFVNMVCDRIAHMQNGRIVKIEDLR